Genomic segment of Flavobacteriales bacterium:
AAAAAAACCACCAAACCATTCCGGAAAATGGGTCACGTTACCATTATTGCCAGCAATATAAAACGTGCCCGCGAAATGGCATTTATTGTAAAAGAAACCTTAAAAGTAAAAGCATAATATGAGCGCGAAAGTTGGAATAATTATGGGGAGTAAATCGGACTTACCCATTATGCAGGAAGCTGCGGATGTTTTAAAAGAATTCGGTGTGCCATTCGAAATTACCATTGTATCGGCACACAGAACTCCCGAACGCATGTTCGATTATGCCAAAACTGCAGCAGAGCGCGGATTGCAGGTTATTATTGCCGGTGCCGGAGGTGCAGCGCATTTACCGGGTATGACAGCTTCTCTTACTGCTTTACCTGTTATTGGTGTGCCGGTTAAATCTTCCAATTCAATTGATGGATGGGATTCTGTTTTATCCATTTTGCAAATGCCATCCGGTGTTCCTGTTGCTACTGTTGCATTAAACGGAGCAAAAAATGCAGGAATATTAGCAGCGCAAATTATAGGTGCATCTGATGCAGCCTTATTGAAAAAAATTGAAGCATTTAAAAAAGATTTAAATGATAAGGTAATGCAGATGGTAAAAGAAATGAAATAAGATCATTCATTTTTTATCCATTTCATCGTTACCACATTCTCCTGATTCTTTATTTGTATCAAATAACAACCTGCGCTTAATTCGGATCCAAATCGGTTATCTGAATTTCTCCAGGAGGGAATTTCATTGAGTAATTTTCCCTGGAAATCATAAATGGAAATGGATACATCGCTGTTTACTCCTTCTATGGAAAATGAGTGGATGGAAGGATTGGGGAATAGAATATAATTTTCATTCTGTTCCTGTTGAGTAATCGAAGTAGCTGTTGAAAGTGAAACATTGCGCAGTAAAAATTTTCCTTCATCAAAGGGATCATTGCTGGTATTAATGGTAATTCCTCCTACTAAAAATCCCGATTCTAACACCAGTGCTTCTCCAATGGATTCATGAAAAGCATAACCTGCATTTCCAAATCCGCTGATCTGATTGCTGAAATTAGTTTCCACAAAATGTGTTTCAGTGTAAACACTACCTGAAATGGAGGTATCGTTTAACGAAACAACCGACATTCCGTTGATTTCTGCTAGTGATGCTGAAGTATAAAACCAAATTTTTCCCTGATCGTTGTATTTCACACTGTGATATAATAAATCTGTTCCAACAGCCGGGGCATCGAGGATTGTTCCGTTTTCTACAATGAGCGGGATAAAACGATTAATTCCATTGGTAAGAGTTTGTCCAGCATAATTAAAACCAAACACTCCTGTCCCACTTCGGTCGTACACATTAGCGGTTAAACAATAATCATTATTATCATTCACCTGAAGATCTTGTAAATCGAACCCTGCATCGCTGCTGGATAAAACGTGTTGAATGGAAGAAGTAGTGTTTAGATCCCAGTTAACAATCAACGTCAAGTAATCTGCTGATGCTTCAATTGGATCTAAAGCATAATTATTCATTAACACATTTCGGTCGGCCGCATCCGCATTCAATGCCATTATTACACCATTGTTCTGCACAGCGATTTGAAGTTGACTACCCCATGGTGAACCGGAATATGGAAGTATCCATTGTGAAATAATTTGAAAATTGGAGTTGATCTGCACAGCGAACACAAATGATGAAGGAGCATTTACGGTTTGTGCAGCCAATGAAAATGTAGGCGCAAACGATTCACCCGTGATTAAAAGATTTCCGTTTTGCAAGAGGCTTAGTCCACTGAAGTTAATCGCTCCTGTACTTACTATGGATTGCGATTGCATGGTGATTCCGGTAGTTGAATTCAGAATGTGGAGAGAATCGCTGGTAAGCACCATAATATTCCCGCCGGGAAGAAAGACTGCATCCATGGCTCCATGAATGGAAGCATGAATCCAACTTACATTACCATTGCTGTTTTGCAGCATCACAAAAGTGCTTGGTCCCTGATTTAATTCCGGGTAAGTAACATTTCCCAAACTCAAATTTCCTCTGCGAAATTCTCCAACACTAAGGATATCGCCATTACTATTTTTCTCCATCGATTTCATCCAGCTGGAAGATGTTCCCTGAGCAGAAAGCGCCCATTCTTCATTGGAGATGAGTTGTGCATTTAATACATTCGAAATTAAAAGCAGAAGGAAAAGCGTCTTTTTCATAACCGTGATTGTATGATGTAAAGTTCGCTGATCGTAAAGCCGGAGAACAGATGATAAACACGGGATTTAGAATGCCGATTCGGTTATGCATTTTTACTTAAAGGACCAGAATGAAATAGGTAGAATTACCTAAGGACTCAGGAAATACGTATGGCTAAAACGCAAACATCATCAATTTGCTCATGGTTTCCTTTCCATTGATGGAATGCCTGATGAAGAAAGCTAATCAACTCAGCCGGATGATGTGAAGAACACGATTGAAGCACTTCTTTCAATCCTTTTACCCTCATTTTTTTTCCCCGGTCGCCACCAAATTGATCGGCATATCCATCGGAGAACATGAGCAATAAATCATTTTTCTGAAGAATAGTTTGATGGGTGGTAAAAGACTTATGAATATCCATTCCACCGAT
This window contains:
- the purE gene encoding 5-(carboxyamino)imidazole ribonucleotide mutase: MSAKVGIIMGSKSDLPIMQEAADVLKEFGVPFEITIVSAHRTPERMFDYAKTAAERGLQVIIAGAGGAAHLPGMTASLTALPVIGVPVKSSNSIDGWDSVLSILQMPSGVPVATVALNGAKNAGILAAQIIGASDAALLKKIEAFKKDLNDKVMQMVKEMK
- a CDS encoding T9SS type A sorting domain-containing protein, producing the protein MKKTLFLLLLISNVLNAQLISNEEWALSAQGTSSSWMKSMEKNSNGDILSVGEFRRGNLSLGNVTYPELNQGPSTFVMLQNSNGNVSWIHASIHGAMDAVFLPGGNIMVLTSDSLHILNSTTGITMQSQSIVSTGAINFSGLSLLQNGNLLITGESFAPTFSLAAQTVNAPSSFVFAVQINSNFQIISQWILPYSGSPWGSQLQIAVQNNGVIMALNADAADRNVLMNNYALDPIEASADYLTLIVNWDLNTTSSIQHVLSSSDAGFDLQDLQVNDNNDYCLTANVYDRSGTGVFGFNYAGQTLTNGINRFIPLIVENGTILDAPAVGTDLLYHSVKYNDQGKIWFYTSASLAEINGMSVVSLNDTSISGSVYTETHFVETNFSNQISGFGNAGYAFHESIGEALVLESGFLVGGITINTSNDPFDEGKFLLRNVSLSTATSITQQEQNENYILFPNPSIHSFSIEGVNSDVSISIYDFQGKLLNEIPSWRNSDNRFGSELSAGCYLIQIKNQENVVTMKWIKNE